A segment of the Takifugu flavidus isolate HTHZ2018 chromosome 7, ASM371156v2, whole genome shotgun sequence genome:
CCGAGGTCGCATCCGCTAGATACACTCAGCGAAGCGCCGGGAGACAAGCAGATGCGTCGGTCCTTGGCACAGATGCGCGCCAGTTTCTGCTCGCAACTGGACAACCCAGGAGACTTATTACTGTCCCGCTGCGCATCGCGAATCCTGGACAACCTGGATCCGTCGCCGTGAGACACCGACCGCAGCAGGAGCGGCTTAATGTCAGCACggctgccgccgccgctttTACCACCGTTCAGGAGTTCTCCGGCAGCGGGGTCCCCAGAGGGGGCCGAAGTACACCTGGAGATGCGGCTCGCACCGGACCAGCCGCGGCACCTGCGGTGCCATCACCGAACTTTACGCACAGCCGCGGTGGCAGGATAATCAGCATATCGGACTCCAATGGCCGGTCAGCAGCCACAACTGCAATGGTCGGAATATCTGAGGACCGCGGGAACGCGCGCAGACCTCAGCGCACCGGTCCGGGAGATGCTCGCGATGGGGCACGCTTACAAACCAGGATCACAGCGGAGCCAAGCGTCTCTCCCACCGCGCTTCATACAAACACTGTAGAAATAAACCCCCCTCGTCTCAGGCCGGATGCTTCACGGAGCCCAGAGTCCGGCGACCCACGGGATCCACACAGCATCCACCACAGGAACTCTGTGTTTTATAATTTGTACCCTCCAGATCAAAGAAACAGGGTCAATATGCGCTCCCCGGGACAAGGTCACGGCACTAGGTTCTTTGACAATGGTGAGCTGGAGAGGCCACATTTAAGTGAAAAGAAGTGTATTACTGATTCATTCAGACGGTAAATCTGACTGGGAGCACTGAGGGTTCCTCCACTAGTGTGCAGTTAGCCTACCTCTtgttttgattcctttttttctctccacaggTCTCCCAGACTTGGTTCCTGATCCATATTACATCCAAGCTGCAGCTTACATCCAGAGGGTGCAGATGTACGCACTGCGATGTGCTGCAGAAGAAAACTGTCTTTCCAGGTGAACCTTTTATTTTTGCCATTCCACCACATCTGGTGCAAATCAGCAGCATTCTGCAAGTCAATTCTGGAAGATTtcctgtgacttcctgtctgcgtaCATGTATTTACTGCGCCCTTATGAAGAGCCGATGGCGATATTCACCGAAGGTCTCACTGAGCTTCCATCGGAATGTTTGCTGGACTCGGCCCATCTGGAAGCCAGGGCGACGGAGATTTGGCAGCTTTCTGAGATTCTTTCCTCTACTGAGCAGTTGATTCAAAAGTGAAACCTTCAAACTCGAGTGCAACGGAGTGTATAAAGAGACTAATGCCAGGGGGAAAAGGCTGGAATCCTCTGCTCATATTGGCAACATTTGAGGACATTCTTTCCTGTGTTATTACCTCCAGGTCTGCGTATCATCCCAGGGTGAGAGA
Coding sequences within it:
- the loxl5a gene encoding lysyl oxidase-like 5a isoform X1 translates to MGSSVIVVFLLEALLCLAAGQQHLRTRVGPWRHRVQWENNGQVYSLLSTGAQYRLPAQNRGRTRLLLTTQNSFNQLQPPAEVRRSIQTRFGGTEVASARYTQRSAGRQADASVLGTDARQFLLATGQPRRLITVPLRIANPGQPGSVAVRHRPQQERLNVSTAAAAAFTTVQEFSGSGVPRGGRSTPGDAARTGPAAAPAVPSPNFTHSRGGRIISISDSNGRSAATTAMVGISEDRGNARRPQRTGPGDARDGARLQTRITAEPSVSPTALHTNTVEINPPRLRPDASRSPESGDPRDPHSIHHRNSVFYNLYPPDQRNRVNMRSPGQGHGTRFFDNGLPDLVPDPYYIQAAAYIQRVQMYALRCAAEENCLSRSAYHPRVRDLDYRVLLRFPQRVKNQGTADFLPIKPRHEWEWHSCHQHFHSMEAFSNYDLLDVSTGQKVAEGHKASFCLEDTSCDPGTRRRFACTVHTQGLSPGCYDTYHANIDCQWIDITDVPPGNYVLKVTVNPTQLVKESDFSNNEVRCDIRYTGSHVQARNCRITES